From a region of the Streptomyces venezuelae genome:
- the nirD gene encoding nitrite reductase small subunit NirD, with amino-acid sequence MTVELKVAQGWLTVCELSSLIPGRGVAALLPDGSQAAVFVDRAGRPYAIGNQDPFTGAQVLSRGLVGTAGGRPFVASPLLKQRFDLESGRCLDDEEATVRTYPVRTAVTS; translated from the coding sequence ATGACCGTGGAACTGAAGGTGGCGCAGGGCTGGCTGACGGTGTGCGAGCTGTCCTCGCTGATCCCCGGGCGCGGGGTGGCGGCGCTGCTGCCCGACGGGAGCCAGGCCGCGGTGTTCGTCGACCGCGCGGGGCGCCCGTACGCCATCGGCAACCAGGACCCCTTCACCGGCGCGCAGGTGCTCTCGCGCGGGCTGGTGGGGACGGCGGGAGGCCGGCCCTTCGTGGCGTCGCCGCTGCTGAAGCAGCGCTTCGACCTGGAGTCGGGGCGCTGCCTGGACGACGAGGAGGCGACGGTCCGGACCTACCCGGTGCGGACCGCCGTGACCTCGTGA
- a CDS encoding NAD(P)/FAD-dependent oxidoreductase yields MTSEQRVVVIGGGLAGLRLAQRLGPAAAVTVLGEETHVPYNRVLLAEVLAGRYAPEVTALPAPGPALRRGVRAVRLDRDERAVHCDDGTVARYDTLVLATGSNAVLPPLRGLFEPEGRDLPDGVHAFRTMDDCLALSAAVRPGVRVVVIGGGLLGVSAARALAARGAQVVLAQQGERLMERQLDADASVLLHAHLTELGVEIHTECRVRGVLTSAAPRNPAPPAFEERGPGRSPGSGGARAQREVTGVELADGYRLDADLVVLACGVRPRTGLARAAGLEVRTGILVDDHLRTGDPRVHAIGDCAEHAGQVYGLAGAALEQADTLAALLTGDPARYTGTRALTRLTLSTDGDRSLDLAAFGETTPLPGDDVVRLADATRRTYRKVVLRGDRLVGGVLLGELSTVGALARTWEGEEPPHDLFHLLTDDGGH; encoded by the coding sequence ATGACCTCGGAACAGCGTGTGGTGGTGATCGGCGGCGGCCTCGCGGGCCTGCGGCTCGCGCAGCGGCTCGGCCCGGCCGCGGCGGTGACCGTCCTCGGCGAGGAGACCCACGTGCCGTACAACCGGGTCCTGCTCGCCGAGGTCCTGGCGGGCCGGTACGCCCCCGAGGTGACGGCCCTCCCGGCACCCGGCCCGGCGCTGCGGCGCGGGGTCCGGGCGGTGCGCCTGGACCGCGACGAGCGGGCCGTGCACTGCGACGACGGCACGGTGGCCCGGTACGACACGCTGGTCCTGGCCACCGGTTCGAACGCGGTGCTCCCGCCGCTGCGCGGACTGTTCGAGCCGGAGGGGCGGGACCTCCCGGACGGGGTGCACGCCTTCCGCACGATGGACGACTGCCTGGCGCTCTCCGCGGCCGTGCGGCCCGGGGTCCGCGTGGTGGTGATCGGCGGGGGCCTGCTGGGCGTCTCGGCGGCGCGGGCGCTGGCCGCACGGGGGGCGCAGGTGGTCCTCGCCCAGCAGGGCGAGCGGCTGATGGAGCGCCAACTGGACGCGGACGCCTCCGTCCTGCTGCACGCGCACCTGACCGAGCTCGGGGTGGAGATCCACACGGAATGCCGGGTCCGCGGCGTGCTCACATCTGCCGCGCCGCGAAATCCAGCCCCTCCGGCGTTTGAGGAGCGGGGTCCGGGGCGGAGCCCCGGCAGCGGCGGCGCGCGGGCGCAGCGCGAGGTCACCGGGGTCGAACTCGCCGACGGCTACCGCCTCGACGCCGACCTCGTCGTGCTCGCCTGCGGCGTCCGCCCCCGTACCGGCCTCGCCCGGGCCGCCGGCCTGGAGGTCCGCACCGGCATCCTGGTCGACGACCACCTGCGCACCGGCGATCCCCGCGTCCATGCCATCGGCGACTGCGCCGAACACGCCGGCCAGGTGTACGGCCTCGCGGGCGCCGCCCTGGAGCAGGCCGACACCCTGGCCGCGCTGCTCACCGGTGATCCCGCGCGGTACACCGGCACCCGCGCCCTCACCCGCCTCACCCTCAGCACCGACGGGGACCGCTCCCTCGATCTCGCCGCGTTCGGCGAGACCACCCCCCTCCCCGGCGACGACGTGGTGCGCCTCGCCGACGCCACCCGCCGCACCTACCGCAAGGTCGTCCTGCGGGGCGACCGCCTCGTCGGCGGCGTACTGCTGGGCGAGCTCTCCACCGTGGGGGCCCTGGCCCGCACCTGGGAGGGCGAGGAACCACCGCACGACCTGTTCCACCTGCTCACCGACGACGGAGGCCACTGA
- a CDS encoding ArsR/SmtB family transcription factor: MLRIHFTGVDLARVRMAGRPDALWETILSFHRLRDRRDARLFGEWRTETRSRLNSETRTLGMLIPSRGYFPDFLTPVEGQYGWDVGLDALRGIRPERMRRELQLLGAGAPVAPRLREFMDAGDKQLPRLMGELRAYHRAAVEPYWTHIQAQIEAERAARGRALLDGGADELLDSLPPMLRWRAPVLECDYPVDRDVRLRGRGLLLQPSFFCRRTAVTLHDPELPPVLVYPAAAQLASAPAGGEAARPVEEQRQRTLGKLVGHTRSVVLRAIGDGATTSELARRAGVSLASASQHACVMREAGLVTTLRRGNAVLHTVTPLGAALLKGGAVAS, from the coding sequence GTGCTGCGTATCCATTTCACTGGAGTGGACCTGGCACGCGTACGGATGGCAGGGCGTCCCGATGCGTTGTGGGAGACGATTCTGAGCTTTCACCGCTTACGAGACCGGCGTGATGCCCGGTTGTTCGGTGAATGGCGTACGGAAACCCGGAGCAGGTTGAATAGTGAAACACGCACGCTCGGTATGCTCATACCGAGTCGTGGTTATTTCCCCGATTTCCTGACCCCTGTGGAGGGGCAGTACGGGTGGGACGTGGGACTCGACGCGTTGCGCGGGATCCGCCCCGAGCGGATGCGGCGCGAGCTGCAGCTGCTGGGTGCCGGAGCGCCGGTGGCACCGCGGCTACGGGAGTTCATGGACGCCGGTGACAAACAGCTGCCGCGGCTCATGGGCGAGCTCCGCGCGTACCACCGGGCCGCCGTGGAGCCCTACTGGACGCACATCCAGGCCCAGATCGAGGCCGAGCGCGCCGCGCGCGGGCGGGCCCTGCTGGACGGCGGCGCGGACGAGCTGCTGGACTCGCTGCCGCCGATGCTGCGCTGGCGGGCGCCGGTACTGGAGTGCGACTACCCGGTGGACCGTGACGTACGGCTGCGGGGGCGCGGGCTGCTGCTCCAGCCGTCCTTCTTCTGCCGGCGCACCGCGGTGACCCTGCACGACCCGGAGCTGCCGCCGGTGCTGGTCTATCCGGCGGCGGCGCAGCTGGCCTCGGCGCCGGCGGGCGGCGAGGCGGCCCGGCCCGTGGAGGAGCAGCGCCAGCGCACGCTGGGCAAGCTGGTGGGGCACACGAGGTCGGTGGTGCTGCGGGCCATAGGGGACGGGGCGACCACCAGCGAGCTGGCCCGCCGGGCCGGGGTGTCGCTGGCCTCTGCGAGCCAGCACGCCTGCGTGATGCGGGAGGCGGGGCTGGTGACCACGCTGCGGCGGGGGAACGCGGTGCTGCACACCGTGACCCCGCTGGGGGCGGCCCTGCTGAAGGGTGGGGCCGTGGCGTCGTGA
- a CDS encoding ferric reductase-like transmembrane domain-containing protein codes for MRNAVVRVRGGMLGGAGVVTLLWAAQVRPSARPDALFATAAHLSGLLAGYGVLVLLFLMARVPAVEHGVGADRLARWHASGGRYVLLLVFGHGLFALLGYAVHEGIDVVSAVSELLRYPALAAAVAGTVLLAAVGVTSARAVRRRVPHETWRGVHLLVYLATALAFGHQLAGPDLAAGAWFWTLAHTVVAVLLVWYRAVVPVRQALRHGLRVADVRVEGPGVVSVVMYGQHLAELRAEPGQFLRWRFLQRRLWHTALPFSLSAPVRGNALRITVKGLGGHSRRIRRLRPGTRVLATGPFGALTAARRTRPKVLLIAGGVGITPMRALFETLPGGPGDITLLYRAGAEEHLVLRAELEAIAAGRQAGLHYLLGPSGAAYDPLAPQALAARVPGLAEHDVYLCGPPGMAEATRTALLRAGVPAGRIHSECFSF; via the coding sequence ATGCGGAATGCGGTGGTGCGGGTGAGGGGCGGGATGCTGGGCGGTGCAGGGGTGGTGACCCTGCTCTGGGCGGCGCAGGTGCGGCCCTCGGCCCGGCCCGACGCGCTGTTCGCCACCGCCGCGCACCTGTCCGGTCTGCTCGCCGGGTACGGGGTGCTGGTGCTGCTGTTCCTGATGGCCCGGGTGCCCGCCGTCGAGCACGGGGTCGGTGCCGACCGGCTCGCCCGCTGGCACGCGTCCGGCGGCCGCTACGTCCTGCTGCTCGTCTTCGGGCACGGGCTCTTCGCCCTGCTCGGATACGCCGTGCACGAGGGAATCGACGTGGTCTCCGCCGTCTCGGAGCTGCTCCGTTACCCCGCGCTCGCCGCCGCCGTGGCCGGGACCGTCCTCCTGGCCGCGGTCGGCGTGACCTCCGCCCGGGCGGTACGCCGCCGGGTGCCGCACGAAACCTGGCGCGGGGTGCACCTGCTGGTCTACCTCGCCACCGCCCTCGCCTTCGGGCACCAGCTCGCCGGGCCCGATCTGGCCGCGGGCGCCTGGTTCTGGACGCTCGCCCACACCGTGGTCGCCGTCCTGCTGGTCTGGTACCGCGCCGTGGTGCCCGTACGGCAGGCGCTGCGGCACGGGCTGCGGGTCGCGGACGTCCGGGTCGAGGGACCCGGGGTGGTCTCCGTCGTCATGTACGGGCAGCACCTGGCGGAACTTCGTGCGGAGCCGGGCCAGTTCCTGCGCTGGCGGTTCCTCCAGCGGCGGCTGTGGCACACGGCCCTGCCGTTCTCGCTGTCCGCGCCCGTCCGCGGGAACGCCCTGCGGATCACCGTGAAGGGGCTCGGCGGTCACTCCCGCCGGATCCGCCGGCTGCGACCCGGGACGCGGGTGCTGGCCACCGGGCCGTTCGGCGCGCTCACCGCCGCCCGGCGGACCAGGCCCAAGGTGCTGCTGATCGCGGGCGGGGTCGGGATCACCCCGATGCGGGCCCTGTTCGAGACGCTGCCCGGGGGGCCCGGGGACATCACGCTGCTCTACCGGGCCGGGGCCGAGGAGCACCTCGTGCTGCGGGCCGAGCTGGAGGCCATCGCCGCCGGGCGGCAGGCCGGTCTGCACTACCTGCTCGGGCCGTCCGGTGCGGCCTACGACCCGCTGGCCCCGCAGGCGCTGGCCGCGCGGGTGCCCGGGCTGG
- a CDS encoding VOC family protein — MSATMIFVNLPVKDLDASKAFWSKLGYSFNAQFTDENCASMVISDTIVAMLLTEARYKDFTHKEIADATKTSEVLLCLSAESRTAVDELVDGALAAGATEPRPAQDHGVMYGRAFDDLDGHTWEIMWMDPSVIQG, encoded by the coding sequence ATGTCCGCCACCATGATCTTCGTCAACCTGCCCGTCAAGGACCTGGACGCCAGCAAGGCCTTCTGGAGCAAGCTGGGCTACTCCTTCAACGCCCAGTTCACGGACGAGAACTGCGCCTCGATGGTGATCAGCGACACCATCGTGGCGATGCTCCTGACCGAGGCCCGCTACAAGGACTTCACCCACAAGGAGATCGCGGACGCCACCAAGACGTCCGAGGTGCTGCTCTGTCTGAGCGCCGAGAGCCGCACCGCCGTCGACGAGCTGGTGGACGGGGCCCTGGCGGCCGGTGCCACCGAGCCCCGCCCCGCCCAGGACCACGGCGTCATGTACGGCCGTGCCTTCGACGACCTGGACGGTCACACCTGGGAGATCATGTGGATGGACCCCTCGGTGATCCAGGGCTGA
- a CDS encoding alkaline phosphatase PhoX, which yields MERRTFLRGAVIGSSAAAFGGTLMHGAAYAAPAQPGAGPYGALGAADANGIMLPSGFTSRVVARSGQTVSGTSYTWHSAPDGGACFVDGTGWIYVSNSEINPSGGASAVRFNSSGTITGAYRILSNTRQNCAGGKTPWNTWLSCEEVDRGFVYETDPYGVNAAVQRPAMGRFKHEAAAADPVRQVIYLTEDETNGCFYRFIPTTWGNLSSGTLQVLKAGTAASGSFTWQNVPDPDGSPTVTRSQVSGSKKFNGGEGCHYANDTVWFTTKGDNRVWQLNLTNNTYELAYDDSLVPGGAAPLTGVDNVTGSSYGDLYVAEDGGNMEICVITPDDVVAPFLRITGQSSSEITGPAFSPAGNRLYFSSQRGTSGSSSGGITYEVTGPFRT from the coding sequence GTGGAACGTCGTACCTTCCTGCGCGGCGCAGTGATCGGTTCGTCGGCCGCCGCCTTCGGCGGCACGTTGATGCACGGGGCGGCCTACGCGGCTCCCGCCCAGCCGGGCGCCGGTCCGTACGGGGCGCTCGGCGCGGCCGACGCCAACGGCATCATGCTCCCCAGCGGCTTCACCAGCCGGGTCGTCGCCCGCTCGGGCCAGACCGTCAGCGGCACCTCGTACACCTGGCACAGCGCCCCCGACGGCGGCGCCTGTTTCGTCGACGGCACGGGCTGGATCTACGTATCGAACTCGGAGATCAACCCCTCCGGCGGCGCGAGTGCCGTCAGGTTCAACTCCTCCGGCACGATCACCGGCGCCTACCGCATCCTGTCCAACACCCGGCAGAACTGCGCGGGCGGGAAGACCCCCTGGAACACCTGGCTGTCCTGCGAGGAGGTCGACCGCGGCTTCGTCTACGAGACCGACCCGTACGGGGTGAACGCGGCGGTGCAGCGTCCGGCGATGGGCCGGTTCAAGCACGAGGCGGCCGCCGCCGACCCGGTGCGGCAGGTGATCTACCTGACCGAGGACGAGACCAACGGCTGCTTCTACCGCTTCATCCCGACCACCTGGGGCAACCTCTCCTCGGGCACCCTCCAGGTCCTGAAGGCCGGGACCGCCGCCTCCGGCTCGTTCACCTGGCAGAACGTCCCGGACCCGGACGGTTCGCCGACCGTGACCCGCAGCCAGGTCTCGGGCTCGAAGAAGTTCAACGGCGGCGAGGGCTGCCACTACGCCAACGACACCGTCTGGTTCACCACCAAGGGCGACAACCGGGTCTGGCAGCTGAACCTCACGAACAACACCTACGAGCTGGCCTACGACGACTCGCTCGTCCCCGGCGGCGCGGCCCCGCTGACCGGAGTCGACAACGTCACCGGGTCCTCGTACGGCGACCTGTACGTCGCCGAGGACGGCGGCAACATGGAGATCTGCGTGATCACCCCGGACGACGTGGTGGCGCCCTTCCTGCGGATCACCGGCCAGTCCTCCTCCGAGATCACCGGCCCGGCCTTCTCGCCCGCCGGCAACCGGCTCTACTTCTCCAGCCAGCGCGGTACGAGCGGCAGCTCGTCCGGCGGCATCACTTACGAGGTCACGGGCCCCTTCCGCACCTGA
- the nirB gene encoding nitrite reductase large subunit NirB, translating into MTEPLPTIVLIGHGMVGQRYLEALAERGVTATHRITVLCEEPRPAYDRVHLTSYFSGTTAEDLSMTPAGFMAEHGIALHLDDPAEHIDRAARTVTSRSGQVFPYDVLVLATGSYPFVPPVPGKDAPGCFVYRTIEDLLAIEEYARTRTSGAVVGGGLLGLEAAGALQGLGLATRVVEFAPRLMPVQVDEGGGAALLRTIESMGLTVHTGVGTQEVVTGEDGHVSGMRLSDGSTVDTDLVVFSAGVRPRDQLARDCGLDVGERGGIAVDARCLTSDPNVYAIGECALAVDGRVYGLVAPGYEMAETAADDLLGREKEFTGADLSTKLKLLGVDVASFGDAHGATPDSLDVVWSDSRSGVYKKLVVSPDGVLLGGVLVGDADSYGLLRPLTGSVPPVAPEQLVLPAGVGAPVALGPSALPDDAVICSCHNVTKKAIAACSTLPEVKKCTKAGTGCGSCVKVIGQLLPAAADKGLCGCFPFTRAELYEIVRTRRLTTFEAILDGHGRPEARGGDGCEVCKPTVGSVIASLAPTLGASGYVLDGEQAALQDTNDHFLANLQRNGSYSVVPRIPGGEITPDKLIVIGEVARDFGLYTKITGGQRIDLFGASVDQLPRIWARLVDAGFESGHAYGKALRTVKSCVGQTWCRYGVQDSVRMAIDLELRYRGLRAPHKLKSAVSGCARECAEAQSKDFGVIATASGWNLYVGGNGGATPRHADLLAQDLSDAELIRLIDRFLMFYIRTADRLERTSTWLERLEGGLAHLRDVVVHDSLGLCAELEALMADHVAHYRDEWAETLQDPERLRRFVSFVNAPGAPDPTVKFVPERDQVKPDLAVLTIGGAVR; encoded by the coding sequence ATGACCGAGCCCCTGCCCACGATCGTGCTCATCGGGCACGGCATGGTCGGCCAGCGCTACCTCGAAGCACTCGCCGAGCGCGGGGTCACCGCCACGCACCGGATCACCGTGCTCTGCGAGGAGCCCCGGCCCGCCTACGACCGCGTGCACCTGACCTCGTACTTCTCCGGCACCACCGCCGAGGACCTGTCCATGACGCCGGCCGGGTTCATGGCGGAGCACGGCATCGCCCTCCACCTCGACGACCCCGCCGAGCACATCGACCGGGCCGCCCGTACCGTCACTTCGCGGTCCGGGCAGGTGTTCCCGTACGACGTGCTGGTGCTGGCCACCGGCAGCTACCCCTTCGTGCCGCCGGTCCCCGGCAAGGACGCCCCCGGCTGCTTCGTCTACCGCACGATCGAGGACCTGCTCGCGATCGAGGAGTACGCGAGGACCAGGACGTCCGGCGCGGTCGTCGGCGGCGGTCTGCTCGGACTGGAGGCCGCCGGCGCACTCCAGGGTCTGGGCCTGGCCACCCGTGTCGTCGAGTTCGCCCCGCGCCTGATGCCCGTACAGGTCGACGAGGGCGGCGGCGCGGCCCTGCTGCGCACCATCGAGTCCATGGGGCTGACCGTCCACACCGGCGTCGGCACCCAGGAGGTGGTGACCGGCGAGGACGGGCACGTCAGCGGAATGCGGCTCTCCGACGGCTCCACCGTCGACACCGACCTCGTCGTCTTCTCCGCCGGCGTCCGTCCCCGCGACCAGCTGGCGCGCGACTGCGGGCTGGACGTCGGCGAGCGCGGCGGCATCGCGGTCGACGCCCGCTGCCTCACCTCCGACCCGAACGTCTACGCCATCGGCGAGTGCGCGCTCGCCGTCGACGGCCGCGTCTACGGACTGGTCGCCCCCGGCTACGAGATGGCCGAGACGGCCGCCGACGACCTGCTGGGCCGCGAGAAGGAGTTCACCGGGGCCGACCTCTCCACGAAGCTCAAGCTCCTCGGCGTGGACGTGGCCTCCTTCGGCGATGCCCACGGCGCCACCCCGGACAGCCTCGACGTCGTCTGGTCCGACTCCCGCTCCGGGGTCTACAAGAAGCTGGTCGTCTCCCCCGACGGGGTCCTCCTCGGCGGGGTGCTGGTCGGCGACGCGGACTCCTACGGGCTGCTGCGCCCCCTCACCGGCAGCGTCCCGCCCGTGGCCCCCGAGCAGCTGGTGCTCCCCGCCGGGGTCGGCGCCCCGGTCGCGCTCGGCCCGTCCGCGCTCCCCGACGACGCGGTGATCTGCTCCTGCCACAACGTCACCAAGAAGGCCATCGCCGCCTGCTCCACCCTGCCCGAGGTCAAGAAGTGCACCAAGGCGGGCACCGGTTGCGGCAGCTGCGTCAAGGTCATCGGCCAGCTGCTGCCCGCCGCCGCCGACAAGGGGCTGTGCGGCTGCTTCCCCTTCACGCGGGCCGAGCTCTACGAGATCGTCCGCACCCGCAGGCTGACCACCTTCGAGGCGATCCTCGACGGCCACGGCCGCCCGGAGGCCCGTGGCGGCGACGGCTGCGAGGTCTGCAAGCCCACCGTGGGCTCGGTCATCGCCTCACTCGCCCCGACCCTCGGCGCGAGCGGCTACGTCCTGGACGGGGAGCAGGCCGCCCTCCAGGACACCAACGACCACTTCCTCGCGAACCTGCAGCGCAACGGCTCGTACTCGGTCGTCCCCCGCATCCCCGGCGGGGAGATCACGCCCGACAAGCTGATCGTGATCGGCGAGGTGGCCCGGGACTTCGGCCTCTACACGAAGATCACCGGTGGCCAGCGGATCGATCTCTTCGGTGCGAGCGTGGACCAGCTCCCGCGGATCTGGGCGCGGCTCGTCGACGCCGGCTTCGAGTCCGGGCACGCGTACGGGAAGGCCCTGCGCACCGTGAAGTCCTGCGTGGGGCAGACCTGGTGCCGCTACGGGGTCCAGGACAGCGTCCGGATGGCCATCGACCTGGAGCTCCGCTACCGGGGGCTGCGCGCCCCGCACAAGCTCAAGTCGGCGGTGTCGGGCTGCGCCCGCGAATGCGCGGAGGCGCAGAGCAAGGACTTCGGCGTCATCGCGACGGCGAGCGGCTGGAACCTGTACGTGGGCGGCAACGGCGGTGCCACCCCCCGCCACGCCGACCTGCTCGCCCAGGACCTCTCGGACGCGGAGCTGATCCGGCTGATCGACCGGTTCCTGATGTTCTACATCCGCACCGCCGACCGGCTGGAGCGGACCTCCACCTGGCTGGAGCGGCTGGAGGGGGGCCTGGCCCACCTGCGGGACGTGGTCGTGCACGACTCGCTCGGGCTGTGCGCGGAGCTGGAGGCGCTGATGGCCGACCACGTGGCGCACTACCGGGACGAATGGGCCGAGACGCTCCAGGATCCGGAGCGGCTGCGCCGGTTCGTGTCCTTCGTCAACGCGCCGGGCGCTCCCGACCCGACCGTGAAGTTCGTTCCCGAGCGCGACCAGGTCAAGCCCGACCTGGCCGTCCTGACCATAGGAGGAGCCGTCCGATGA